A genomic region of Arachis stenosperma cultivar V10309 chromosome 9, arast.V10309.gnm1.PFL2, whole genome shotgun sequence contains the following coding sequences:
- the LOC130950518 gene encoding lipid phosphate phosphatase 2-like, translated as MPEIQLGTHTIRSHGTSVARIHMHDWFILLLLVIIDAVLNIIEPFHRFVGRDMMTDLSYPLKDNTIPFWAVPIIAILLPLVIFLIYYFIRKDVYDFHHAILGLLYAVLITAVITDAIKDGVGRPRPDFFWRCFPNGKGVYDQVTTDVMCTGDKSVIKEGHKSFPSGHTSWSFAGLVYLSWYLSGKVRAFDRSGHIAKLCLVFFPILMASMVAVSRVDDYWHHWQDVFAGGLIGSVIASFCYLQFFPPPYDTDGWGPHAYFRMLAESHNAARPSSANNDSQRVQSSELQAVTLYIPPHQEGDTRSNSWDSSPMLGAPQNVRTH; from the exons ATGCCAGAAATTCAATTGGGTACACACACTATCAGATCACATGGAACTAGTGTGGCAAGAATACATATGCATGACTGGTTTATTCTTTTGCTTCTTGTGATCATTGATGCTGTCTTGAATATAATAGAGCCATTCCATCGTTTTGTTGGACGGGATATGATGACAGACCTTAGCTACCCATTGAAAGATAATACTATTCCCTTTTGGGCAGTTCCG ATCATTGCAATATTGTTGCCGCTGGTCATCTTTCTTATTTACTATTTCATTAGAAAGGATGTTTATGACTTTCACCATGCTATATTGG GCCTTCTATATGCAGTCCTCATTACTGCTGTGATAACTGATGCTATCAAAGATGGTGTTGGACGACCACGGCCAGATTTCTTCTGGCGTTGTTTTCCTAATGGAAAAGGG GTGTATGATCAAGTAACAACTGATGTTATGTGTACTGGAGATAAAAGTGTTATCAAGGAAGGGCACAAAAGCTTCCCAAGTGGACATACCTCCT GGTCCTTTGCTGGTCTTGTTTATCTGTCTTGGTATCTATCTGGAAAAGTTAGGGCGTTTGATCGTAGCGGTCACATTGCAAAGCTCTGTCTTGTTTTCTTTCCAATCCTCATGGCATCTATGGTTGCTGTCTCTCGTGTTGATGATTATTGGCATCATTGGCAAGATGTGTTTGCTGGAGGCCTAATAG GGAGTGTAATTGCTTCCTTTTGTTACTTGCAATTCTTCCCACCACCATATGACACTGATG GGTGGGGGCCTCATGCATATTTCCGGATGTTGGCTGAATCTCATAATGCCGCTCGACCCTCTTCCGCCAATAATGACAGCCAGCGAGTGCAGTCCTCTGAGCTTCAGGCAGTAACTTTGTATATCCCACCTCACCAGGAGGGAGATACACGAAGCAATAGCTGGGATTCAAGCCCCATGTTAGGCGCACCACAAAATGTCAGGACACACTGA
- the LOC130947413 gene encoding lipid phosphate phosphatase 2-like isoform X2 → MPRVDPSAHTIKSHGATLARNHLHDWLILLLLIVIEVILFVIHPFYRFVGRDMLEDLKYPMKENTVPVWAVPLYAVLLPMAVFLLFYMRRRDVYDLHHSVLGLLFAVLITAVLTDAIKDAVGRPRPDFYWRCFPDGVEVYDKWGGVVCHGKESDIKEGHKSFPSGHTSWSFAGLGFLSLYLSGKIKAFDRQGHVAKLCIVFLPILAACLVGISRVDDYWHHWQDVFAGGLLGLVVATFCYMQFFPPPYSDDGWGPYAYFKAMEEARVNSNTNRDSPLVQTMEVPGGVNQAPRRNGDTLPPFTYHSPSLEAMELGQK, encoded by the exons ATGCCCCGGGTTGATCCTTCTGCTCACACAATCAAATCACATGGGGCTACACTTGCAAGAAATCACCTTCATGATTGGCTCATATTGCTGTTGCTCATAGTGATTGAGGTTATTCTTTTCGTCATTCACCCGTTTTACCGCTTTGTGGGAAGAGACATGTTGGAAGACCTTAAATATCCCATGAAAGAGAACACTGTTCCCGTATGGGCTGTTCCT CTATATGCGGTTCTGTTGCCAATGGctgtttttcttctcttctatATGCGGAGGAGAGATGTTTATGATTTGCATCACAGTGTCCTAG GGCTCCTGTTTGCCGTTCTGATTACCGCTGTCTTGACCGATGCAATAAAAGATGCAGTTGGTCGGCCCCGGCCAGACTTCTATTGGCGTTGCTTCCCTGATGGAGTAGAG GTTTATGACAAATGGGGAGGTGTAGTGTGCCATGGTAAGGAAAGTGATATAAAAGAAGGACACAAGAGTTTCCCAAGCGGTCATACATCAT GGTCCTTTGCAGGATTGGGTTTTCTATCGCTGTACCTATCTGGGAAGATCAAAGCTTTTGATCGCCAAGGGCATGTAGCAAAACTATGCATCGTGTTTCTTCCGATACTTGCTGCTTGTCTAGTTGGAATCTCTCGCGTAGATGACTATTGGCATCATTGGCAAGATGTCTTTGCTGGAGGTCTTCTAG GGCTGGTTGTAGCAACCTTTTGCTATATGCAGTTCTTCCCTCCCCCTTATAGTGATGATG GATGGGGTCCCTATGCATATTTCAAGGCGATGGAGGAAGCACGAGTCAATTCAAACACGAACCGGGATTCACCTCTTGTGCAGACCATGGAGGTTCCAGGGGGTGTGAATCAAGCACCAAGGAGAAATGGTGATACATTGCCCCCTTTCACTTATCATAGCCCAAGCTTGGAAGCGATGGAGCTTGGACAGAAGTGA
- the LOC130947413 gene encoding lipid phosphate phosphatase 2-like isoform X1 has protein sequence MAWRGFISFGRIWPPFQGRMPRVDPSAHTIKSHGATLARNHLHDWLILLLLIVIEVILFVIHPFYRFVGRDMLEDLKYPMKENTVPVWAVPLYAVLLPMAVFLLFYMRRRDVYDLHHSVLGLLFAVLITAVLTDAIKDAVGRPRPDFYWRCFPDGVEVYDKWGGVVCHGKESDIKEGHKSFPSGHTSWSFAGLGFLSLYLSGKIKAFDRQGHVAKLCIVFLPILAACLVGISRVDDYWHHWQDVFAGGLLGLVVATFCYMQFFPPPYSDDGWGPYAYFKAMEEARVNSNTNRDSPLVQTMEVPGGVNQAPRRNGDTLPPFTYHSPSLEAMELGQK, from the exons ATGGCGTGGCGGGGCTTCATATCTTTTGGAAGAATATGGCCACCGTTTCAG GGACGGATGCCCCGGGTTGATCCTTCTGCTCACACAATCAAATCACATGGGGCTACACTTGCAAGAAATCACCTTCATGATTGGCTCATATTGCTGTTGCTCATAGTGATTGAGGTTATTCTTTTCGTCATTCACCCGTTTTACCGCTTTGTGGGAAGAGACATGTTGGAAGACCTTAAATATCCCATGAAAGAGAACACTGTTCCCGTATGGGCTGTTCCT CTATATGCGGTTCTGTTGCCAATGGctgtttttcttctcttctatATGCGGAGGAGAGATGTTTATGATTTGCATCACAGTGTCCTAG GGCTCCTGTTTGCCGTTCTGATTACCGCTGTCTTGACCGATGCAATAAAAGATGCAGTTGGTCGGCCCCGGCCAGACTTCTATTGGCGTTGCTTCCCTGATGGAGTAGAG GTTTATGACAAATGGGGAGGTGTAGTGTGCCATGGTAAGGAAAGTGATATAAAAGAAGGACACAAGAGTTTCCCAAGCGGTCATACATCAT GGTCCTTTGCAGGATTGGGTTTTCTATCGCTGTACCTATCTGGGAAGATCAAAGCTTTTGATCGCCAAGGGCATGTAGCAAAACTATGCATCGTGTTTCTTCCGATACTTGCTGCTTGTCTAGTTGGAATCTCTCGCGTAGATGACTATTGGCATCATTGGCAAGATGTCTTTGCTGGAGGTCTTCTAG GGCTGGTTGTAGCAACCTTTTGCTATATGCAGTTCTTCCCTCCCCCTTATAGTGATGATG GATGGGGTCCCTATGCATATTTCAAGGCGATGGAGGAAGCACGAGTCAATTCAAACACGAACCGGGATTCACCTCTTGTGCAGACCATGGAGGTTCCAGGGGGTGTGAATCAAGCACCAAGGAGAAATGGTGATACATTGCCCCCTTTCACTTATCATAGCCCAAGCTTGGAAGCGATGGAGCTTGGACAGAAGTGA